One part of the Gossypium raimondii isolate GPD5lz chromosome 1, ASM2569854v1, whole genome shotgun sequence genome encodes these proteins:
- the LOC105785578 gene encoding uncharacterized protein LOC105785578: protein MDYERIQKPQGGGGFSPAKLRTMLLGVEKKRKQEEEQVESSVDLRSELSHLDDDSGKSGSDSCKDVDVVSVLPECSTSTTASSTAAMQNGNERRSKDHSLGTAQNRFIEDHPGLDYDSGHDNMSVSSSIFEFQKTERAPQRVPLGPFSKPAPSKWDDAQKWIASPTANRPKTGQGGQGVGSRKGGNFGYGRQSSTKVVIEVPDQRMVAFEEPDTKRIDTNHAKKDDGLQKFVNWESDPYPVVDSYGKPVLMIGNSVAESAISLSQHDSSISIHSATTFIPPPSTARSVSMRDMGTEMTPIASQEPSRNGTPVRSTTPIRSPNSSRPSTPTRAVPSTSPENSRKDHLDLNRDLSEKELQMKTRREIMVLGAQLGKTNIAAWASKEEEDKDASTSLKIVAPEQPSKSVIETRAAAWEEAEKAKYMARFKREEMKIQAWENHQKAKTEAEMRKIEVEVERMRGRAHDKLMNKLAAARHKAEEKRAEAEAKRNRQAAETEQQADYIRRTGRVPYFCCWSWCS, encoded by the exons ATGGATTACGAAAGAATCCAAAAGCCTCAG GGTGGAGGTGGATTTTCCCCTGCTAAGCTAAGGACTATGCTCCTAGgagtagaaaagaaaagaaaacaagaagaagaacaaGTTGAATCTTCAGTAGATTTAAGATCTGAACTTTCTCACCTTGATGACGATTCAg GGAAAAGTGGCTCTGATAGTTGCAAAGATGTAGATGTGGTGAGTGTTCTTCCAGAATGTTCCACTTCTACAACAGCTAGTTCTACAGCTGCTATGCAAAATGGGAACGAGCGAAGATCAAAGGATCATTCTTTAGGCACTGCTCAAAACCGGTTCATTGAGGATCATCCTGGTTTAGATTATGATAGTGGGCATGACAATATGAGTGTGTCCTCATCGATCTTTGAGTTTCAGAAGACTGAACGAGCACCGCAAAGGGTTCCCCTTGGGCCGTTTTCTAAGCCTGCTCCATCGAAATGGGATGACGCTCAGAAATGGATAGCCAGCCCTACTGCAAATCGGCCGAAGACAGGGCAGGGTGGGCAAGGGGTGGGATCAAGAAAAGGAGGTAATTTTGGTTACGGGAGGCAATCGTCTACTAAGGTGGTCATTGAAGTTCCAGATCAAAGGATGGTTGCTTTCGAAGAACCGGATACAAAACGGATTGATACTAATCATGCTAAGAAGGATGATGGGCTGCAGAAGTTTGTTAATTGGGAGAGTGATCCATACCCAGTTGTGGATTCATATGGGAAGCCTGTACTAATGATCGGGAACTCTGTTGCTGAGTCAGcta TTAGTCTTAGCCAGCATGATTCATCAATATCGATACATAGTGCTACGACGTTTATTCCTCCTCCTTCAACAGCTAGATCAGTATCCATGAGAGATATGGGCACTGAAATGACTCCTATTGCTAGCCAAGAACCTTCAAGGAATGGAACTCCTGTGCGGTCTACAACACCAATTCGGAGCCCAAATTCATCGAGGCCATCAACTCCCACCAGAGCTGTACCTTCTACATCTCCAGAAAATTCACGTAAAGACCACTTAGATCTAAACAGAGATTTGTCAGAGAAGGAACTCCAAATGAAAACAAGGAGAGAAATTATGGTTCTTGGGGCCCAGTTGGGTAAAACAAACATCGCAGCATGGGCTAGCAAAGAGGAAGAGGATAAGGATGCATCCACTTCACTGAAAATTGTAGCACCAGAACAACCATCTAAGAGTGTCATTGAAACCCGTGCAGCAGCATGGGAGGAAGCAGAGAAAGCCAAGTACATGGCCAG GTTCAAACGTGAAGAAAtgaaaattcaagcatgggagAACCATCAAAAAGCAAAAACTGAGGCTGAGATGAGGAAGATTGAG GTTGAGGTTGAAAGGATGAGGGGGCGTGCTCATGATAAGCTCATGAATAAACTAGCCGCTGCAAGGCACAAGGCAGAAGAGAAGCGTGCAGAAGCAGAAGCCAAGCGAAACCGACAAGCTGCAGAAACTGAGCAACAAGCCGACTATATTCGAAGAACTGGCCGAGTACCCTATTTTTGCTGCTGGAGTTGGTGCTCCTAa